From the genome of Acidobacteriota bacterium, one region includes:
- a CDS encoding YHS domain-containing protein, with protein MEKDVVCGMQIAPSQAAGTSEYQGKTYYFCTKGCKTRFDADPAQFAK; from the coding sequence ATGGAAAAAGATGTTGTCTGCGGCATGCAAATCGCTCCGAGCCAGGCGGCCGGGACCAGCGAGTATCAGGGAAAGACCTATTACTTCTGCACGAAGGGCTGCAAAACCAGGTTCGACGCCGATCCCGCTCAATTCGCAAAGTGA
- a CDS encoding heavy metal translocating P-type ATPase, giving the protein MEAAVATHQHDTPDSSEALDPVCGMTIARADAVGTLDHAGHTYYFCSDTCLQKFRQNPGEFVGEKRGASTAPAEADAEYTCPMHPEIRQRGPGSCPICGMALEPVTVTLDEGPNEELQDMTRRFWWSLVITAPILAVMVAEFLPGHLLHRLPAGWLNWIELALATPVVLWGGWPFFQRGWASVISMHLNMFTLIALGVGAAYGYSVVATLAPGLFPESFRMGDRVAVYFEPAAVIVVLVLLGQVLELRARAGTGAAIRNLLGLAPKVAHKIAASGDEEDIPVEHVQVGDRLRVRPGERIPVDGVVAEGVTTIDESMVTGEPIPVEKAVEAKVTGGTVNGTGAFVMTAERVGADTLLAQIVRMVSEAQRSRAPIQRLADTVSGWFVPIVILVAIITFGVWSIYGPEPRFAHAIVNAVAVLIIACPCALGLATPMSIMVGTGRGAELGILLKNAEALELFEKVNTIVVDKTGTLTEGKPRLALVEPAAGFTEDVVLRLTASLEHVSEHPLARAIVDGARERGTTLAPVSDFASATGKGVSGVVEGRTVTIGNLRQMEDLGVDLSNLRSRADELRAKGQTVMLVAIDAKAAGLIAVADPIKESSREAIRELKAQGIDVVMLTGDNKTTAMAVAQSLGIEHVEADVLPDQKAAVVQRLQKEGKIVAMAGDGINDAPALAQANVGIAMGTGTDVAMESAGVTLVNGDLRGIVRGRALSTATMKNIRQNLFFAFVYNALGVPVAAGLLYPWFGILLSPMIASAAMTFSSVSVIGNALRLRRATF; this is encoded by the coding sequence GTGGAGGCCGCAGTGGCGACGCATCAACATGACACCCCCGACTCGAGCGAAGCCCTGGACCCGGTCTGCGGGATGACGATCGCTCGGGCCGACGCGGTCGGCACATTGGACCATGCCGGCCACACCTACTATTTCTGCAGCGACACCTGCCTGCAGAAGTTTCGCCAGAACCCCGGCGAATTCGTGGGCGAGAAGCGCGGCGCGAGCACCGCGCCGGCCGAGGCCGACGCCGAATACACCTGCCCCATGCACCCGGAGATTCGGCAGCGGGGGCCAGGCTCCTGTCCGATCTGCGGCATGGCACTGGAGCCGGTAACCGTCACGCTCGACGAGGGACCGAACGAAGAGTTACAGGACATGACCCGCCGGTTCTGGTGGTCGCTCGTGATCACCGCGCCGATCCTGGCCGTCATGGTGGCCGAGTTCCTACCCGGCCACCTGCTTCACCGATTGCCAGCCGGCTGGCTGAACTGGATCGAGCTCGCCCTCGCGACACCGGTGGTGCTGTGGGGCGGTTGGCCGTTCTTCCAGCGCGGCTGGGCATCGGTGATCTCGATGCACCTCAACATGTTTACCCTGATCGCCCTCGGCGTCGGCGCAGCCTACGGATACAGCGTCGTCGCGACGCTGGCCCCTGGCCTCTTTCCCGAGTCATTCCGAATGGGCGATCGCGTCGCGGTGTATTTCGAGCCGGCAGCCGTCATCGTTGTCCTGGTCTTGCTTGGCCAGGTTCTGGAACTGCGCGCCCGCGCCGGCACTGGTGCCGCAATTCGAAACCTGCTGGGGCTTGCACCGAAGGTCGCGCACAAGATCGCCGCGTCGGGCGACGAGGAAGATATTCCTGTCGAACACGTGCAGGTGGGCGATCGGCTCAGAGTCCGTCCCGGTGAGCGGATTCCGGTTGACGGCGTCGTCGCCGAAGGGGTCACGACGATCGACGAGTCAATGGTGACCGGCGAACCGATCCCGGTTGAGAAGGCCGTCGAGGCGAAGGTCACTGGAGGGACGGTCAACGGCACCGGGGCCTTCGTCATGACTGCGGAGCGCGTTGGTGCTGACACGCTGCTGGCGCAAATCGTGCGGATGGTCAGCGAAGCGCAACGTTCCCGAGCCCCGATTCAGCGTCTCGCCGATACCGTATCGGGGTGGTTTGTCCCAATCGTCATCCTGGTGGCGATCATCACGTTCGGCGTCTGGTCAATCTACGGGCCTGAACCGCGCTTTGCTCACGCGATCGTCAACGCGGTCGCGGTGCTGATCATCGCCTGCCCATGCGCGCTTGGCCTCGCCACGCCGATGTCGATCATGGTGGGCACCGGGCGGGGGGCGGAACTTGGGATCCTGCTCAAAAATGCCGAGGCGCTCGAGCTGTTCGAGAAGGTGAATACCATCGTTGTGGACAAGACCGGCACGCTGACCGAGGGCAAGCCGCGCCTGGCGCTTGTCGAGCCGGCTGCCGGCTTCACCGAAGACGTCGTTCTCCGGCTCACCGCGAGCCTCGAACACGTCAGCGAACATCCGCTCGCGCGAGCCATTGTCGATGGCGCACGCGAGCGCGGGACGACGCTCGCTCCTGTGTCTGACTTCGCATCGGCCACCGGCAAGGGCGTCAGTGGCGTCGTGGAAGGGCGGACGGTGACGATCGGCAACCTCCGGCAAATGGAGGATCTCGGCGTCGATCTTTCGAACCTGCGATCGCGCGCCGACGAGCTTCGCGCAAAAGGCCAGACGGTAATGCTGGTTGCGATCGACGCGAAGGCTGCGGGGCTGATCGCGGTCGCGGATCCAATCAAGGAATCGTCTCGAGAGGCAATCAGAGAGCTGAAGGCACAGGGCATTGATGTCGTCATGCTGACGGGCGATAACAAGACCACAGCCATGGCGGTCGCCCAGTCGCTGGGCATCGAGCACGTCGAGGCTGATGTCCTGCCTGATCAGAAGGCCGCCGTCGTCCAGCGACTCCAGAAGGAAGGAAAGATCGTGGCCATGGCGGGCGATGGCATCAACGATGCGCCCGCGTTGGCCCAGGCGAACGTCGGCATCGCCATGGGAACGGGTACCGATGTCGCGATGGAGAGCGCCGGAGTCACCCTCGTCAACGGCGATCTGAGAGGCATCGTGAGAGGGCGTGCATTGAGTACCGCGACGATGAAGAACATCCGCCAGAATCTGTTCTTCGCCTTTGTCTACAACGCTCTGGGCGTGCCAGTGGCGGCAGGGCTTCTTTATCCCTGGTTTGGAATTCTGCTGAGCCCGATGATTGCGAGCGCAGCAATGACTTTCAGTTCGGTGTCAGTCATCGGCAATGCTCTCAGACTGAGACGCGCGACTTTCTAG
- a CDS encoding sigma-70 family RNA polymerase sigma factor, giving the protein MPDVAAIMWCRLCNIVQLSSRTEGGILKTMPTDPATTSEIAVLLENHRAFLRFLERRVGDRNTAEDILQDAFTKVLSRPEVAPDGEAVVPWFYRLLRNAVVDRYRRGGTAAKALELFARELEHQESAPPDVEAEICACVARLAATLKPEYADAIQQIDVEGVPVKAFAERNNLSPSNAGVRVFRARDALKKRVTESCGVCAEHGCANCTCGKTH; this is encoded by the coding sequence TTGCCTGATGTTGCCGCCATCATGTGGTGCCGGCTCTGCAACATCGTCCAACTGAGTAGCCGCACAGAAGGGGGTATTCTGAAGACGATGCCGACTGACCCTGCGACCACTAGCGAGATCGCTGTTCTGCTGGAGAATCACCGCGCGTTTCTGCGGTTCCTTGAACGCCGCGTCGGTGACAGGAACACCGCGGAGGATATTCTGCAGGACGCGTTCACCAAGGTGCTCTCACGGCCCGAGGTGGCGCCTGACGGAGAAGCGGTGGTGCCCTGGTTCTACCGTCTTCTCCGCAATGCCGTGGTCGATCGTTACCGGCGCGGCGGAACGGCTGCGAAGGCTCTCGAGTTGTTTGCCCGGGAGTTGGAGCATCAGGAATCCGCACCGCCCGATGTCGAGGCGGAGATCTGTGCGTGTGTGGCGAGGTTGGCGGCGACGCTCAAGCCCGAGTACGCCGACGCGATTCAGCAGATCGATGTCGAAGGCGTACCTGTGAAAGCCTTCGCGGAGCGAAACAATCTGTCGCCCAGTAACGCGGGTGTGCGCGTGTTCCGAGCCCGCGACGCCCTCAAGAAGCGCGTCACCGAATCGTGCGGCGTCTGCGCTGAGCACGGTTGCGCCAACTGCACCTGCGGCAAAACGCACTGA
- a CDS encoding PQQ-binding-like beta-propeller repeat protein, translating to MSLVALMGACSLTSPAFAQATAGKPTAAVEPQTSSQPAGPEKSARWPRFRGPDSNPVSDNRNLPVTWSKTENVEWVADVPGVGWSSPVVWGNRVFLTAATSEQRMKPPSLGTDFSNEYLAELRKQGLSADEINTRLWARDREMPQDIVISLMLFCYDLESGRRLWERQIYQGNPRGGRHVKNSFASETPVVDGNRVYAYFTDYGLYAFDFDGKPIWATPFDRRATIRDYGTGASPALYRDRLFVLNDNEEHSFLAAYDAQTGKQLWRTPRTVQPARKTGWSTPFVWENRLRTEVVTLGPGVAISYGLDGRELWRLNRMGAVAIQSPFAVDGILYMTSGTSGDDNKPIVAIRAGGAGDITPPESVNKNDYVVWYDRVAGGTYLPTPVIYRNGLYVLYDKGIFSRYKVETGERVFRSRVAPGAAAFTASPWAYDGKVFLLSEEGDTFVVEAGDEYRLLGVNSLDEFAMATPAIVGDRLLIRTQGHLYSIRNRR from the coding sequence GTGAGCCTCGTTGCGCTCATGGGTGCCTGTTCCCTTACGTCGCCGGCCTTCGCCCAGGCTACGGCGGGCAAGCCCACGGCAGCTGTCGAGCCGCAGACGTCGAGTCAACCGGCTGGTCCCGAGAAGTCCGCTCGCTGGCCCCGGTTTCGCGGACCCGATTCAAACCCGGTTTCCGACAATCGCAACCTGCCCGTCACGTGGTCCAAGACTGAAAACGTCGAGTGGGTCGCCGACGTGCCCGGTGTCGGCTGGTCGTCGCCGGTGGTGTGGGGAAACCGGGTCTTCCTGACCGCTGCGACCAGTGAGCAGCGGATGAAGCCACCCTCACTCGGAACGGATTTCAGCAACGAGTACCTCGCCGAGCTGCGCAAGCAAGGGCTCTCGGCTGACGAGATCAACACACGCCTCTGGGCACGCGACCGCGAGATGCCGCAAGACATCGTCATCAGCCTGATGCTGTTTTGCTACGACCTCGAGAGCGGGCGGCGGTTGTGGGAACGCCAGATCTATCAGGGCAACCCTCGCGGCGGGCGACACGTCAAGAACAGCTTTGCGTCGGAGACGCCGGTCGTCGACGGCAACCGTGTCTATGCCTACTTTACCGACTACGGGCTGTACGCCTTCGATTTCGACGGGAAGCCGATTTGGGCCACGCCGTTCGATCGCCGCGCGACCATCCGCGACTACGGAACGGGCGCCTCGCCCGCGCTATACCGGGACCGCTTGTTCGTGTTGAACGACAACGAGGAGCACAGCTTTCTGGCGGCCTATGATGCCCAGACTGGCAAGCAGCTATGGCGCACGCCTCGCACGGTCCAACCCGCCAGGAAGACCGGCTGGTCCACGCCCTTCGTGTGGGAAAACCGGCTGCGCACGGAAGTGGTGACCCTGGGCCCCGGCGTGGCCATCAGCTACGGCCTCGATGGCCGAGAGCTATGGCGCCTCAACCGGATGGGCGCGGTGGCGATCCAGAGCCCATTCGCCGTGGACGGAATTCTGTACATGACCTCCGGCACCTCCGGCGACGACAACAAACCCATCGTCGCCATTCGCGCCGGTGGGGCGGGCGATATCACGCCACCTGAATCAGTGAACAAGAATGACTACGTCGTGTGGTACGACCGGGTGGCCGGCGGCACCTATCTGCCAACGCCGGTGATCTACAGGAATGGACTGTACGTCCTCTACGACAAAGGCATCTTCTCGCGCTACAAGGTCGAAACCGGCGAGCGGGTCTTTCGATCCCGCGTGGCGCCGGGCGCCGCCGCGTTCACGGCCTCCCCATGGGCCTACGATGGAAAAGTCTTCCTGCTGAGCGAGGAGGGCGACACCTTCGTGGTCGAGGCCGGCGACGAGTATCGGCTGCTGGGCGTCAACTCGCTTGACGAATTCGCCATGGCGACGCCGGCCATCGTCGGCGACCGCCTGCTGATCCGTACCCAGGGTCACCTTTATTCCATTCGCAATCGCCGCTAG
- a CDS encoding FIST N-terminal domain-containing protein translates to MPTHTAAVYTDSSNSAEAGRHLATQLKGAFGGETPDALVVFASSRFNYSDLLSAIRNEINPDIMIGASSAGEFVRGHRGEGTACALGIRSTEMQFAAGVGRGVSKDRGAAARQLIGAFNGVNADDPRHRTALVMTDALAGHGDELVEELTIATSGRYQFAGGGAGDDARFAKTHVFLGTEAYDDAVVGLEILSDRPVGIGVGHGWTPASVAFRVTEADRSRLVSLNGMPAAEIFEEHASATGQSFARADPLPFFLHNILGIDIGGGYRLRVPLKVNDDGSVTCAAEIPHGATVYVMQTTADSAVAAASQATTAALQKLHGGKPGAALFFDCVATRLRMGDAFGFELESVAEALGDAVLVGCNTYGQIARADGQFGGFHNCTAVVLAFPA, encoded by the coding sequence GTGCCGACTCACACTGCCGCCGTATACACCGACTCATCCAATAGCGCCGAGGCCGGTCGCCACTTGGCCACTCAGTTGAAAGGCGCCTTCGGCGGCGAGACGCCGGATGCCTTAGTGGTCTTCGCGTCATCCCGATTCAATTATTCCGATCTACTCAGCGCCATAAGGAATGAGATCAACCCGGACATCATGATCGGCGCCTCGTCAGCCGGCGAATTCGTCCGCGGACACCGCGGCGAAGGCACCGCCTGCGCTCTCGGTATTCGATCCACCGAGATGCAGTTTGCTGCGGGGGTTGGACGTGGCGTGAGCAAAGATCGCGGCGCGGCGGCGCGCCAGCTCATCGGCGCCTTCAATGGTGTCAATGCCGACGATCCCCGTCATCGCACCGCGCTCGTGATGACCGATGCGCTTGCCGGACATGGCGACGAACTCGTCGAAGAGCTCACCATCGCGACTTCCGGACGCTATCAATTTGCCGGCGGCGGGGCCGGCGACGACGCGCGTTTTGCCAAGACGCACGTATTTCTTGGCACCGAGGCCTATGACGATGCGGTCGTGGGGCTCGAGATTCTGTCTGATCGCCCAGTTGGAATCGGCGTCGGTCACGGCTGGACGCCGGCGAGCGTCGCTTTCCGCGTGACCGAGGCTGACCGGTCACGGCTGGTCAGTCTCAACGGCATGCCAGCGGCGGAAATCTTCGAAGAGCACGCCTCCGCCACGGGCCAATCGTTCGCTCGCGCAGACCCGTTGCCGTTCTTCCTCCACAATATCCTGGGTATCGACATCGGCGGCGGCTACCGCTTGCGCGTGCCTCTGAAGGTTAACGACGACGGGTCCGTGACGTGCGCTGCCGAGATTCCACACGGCGCGACGGTCTACGTGATGCAGACGACCGCCGACAGCGCGGTCGCGGCTGCCAGCCAAGCGACGACCGCCGCCTTGCAGAAGCTGCACGGCGGCAAGCCCGGTGCGGCGCTGTTCTTCGACTGCGTCGCGACGCGGCTCCGAATGGGGGACGCGTTCGGTTTTGAACTCGAATCAGTCGCTGAGGCCCTCGGCGACGCGGTGCTCGTCGGCTGCAACACCTACGGGCAAATCGCGCGCGCCGATGGACAATTCGGCGGCTTTCACAACTGCACAGCCGTCGTGCTGGCATTTCCTGCTTAA
- a CDS encoding type 1 glutamine amidotransferase domain-containing protein, whose protein sequence is MKILMVLTSHDKLGDTGKKTGFWLEEFAAPYYVFKDAGADVTLASPKGGQPPLDPTSDADDAQTEATKRFKSDQAAQTDLAHTVVLSTVSADGFDAIFYPGGHGPLWDLAEDADSIKLIETFASSDRPIGAVCHAPAAFKHPKGADGKPLVSGKTVTGFTNTEEEGVGLTNVVPFLIEDMLKANGGIYEKRADWASFVVTDGKLVTGQNPASSEDAARKLLGLL, encoded by the coding sequence ATGAAGATTCTCATGGTTCTCACCTCGCACGACAAACTCGGCGACACTGGCAAGAAGACCGGTTTCTGGCTCGAGGAATTCGCCGCACCCTATTACGTCTTCAAGGATGCCGGCGCCGACGTCACACTCGCCTCGCCCAAGGGCGGACAGCCCCCGCTGGATCCCACCAGCGACGCGGACGATGCACAGACCGAGGCGACCAAACGCTTTAAAAGCGACCAGGCGGCCCAAACCGATCTGGCACACACTGTCGTTCTCTCCACGGTATCGGCCGATGGGTTCGATGCGATTTTCTATCCGGGCGGTCACGGCCCACTGTGGGACCTCGCCGAGGATGCCGACAGCATCAAGCTGATCGAAACGTTCGCCTCCAGCGACCGCCCGATCGGCGCAGTCTGCCACGCCCCGGCGGCGTTCAAGCACCCGAAGGGCGCAGACGGCAAGCCACTGGTCTCGGGCAAGACCGTGACCGGGTTCACCAACACCGAAGAAGAGGGCGTCGGGCTGACCAACGTGGTCCCCTTCCTGATCGAGGACATGCTGAAAGCCAACGGCGGCATCTATGAAAAACGCGCCGACTGGGCATCTTTCGTGGTGACCGATGGCAAGCTGGTCACAGGCCAGAACCCGGCCTCATCCGAAGACGCAGCGCGCAAATTGCTGGGCCTGCTGTGA